The following DNA comes from Curtobacterium sp. 9128.
CTCGAGCGACGTCGCGGACGCTGACGACTCGGTGAGCACGTGCAGCGTCAGGAACCCGACCGCGAGGGCCGACACCGCGATGCGTGCCGAGCGTCGAGCGGACGGCATGAGCTCGTTCGCCACCGCCCGCATGAGCGCGTAGACGCCCACGAGGACGAGCACGCCGTTCAGGGCCAGCGCCTGCTGCGGGGTCGCGGTGACGGCGGAGCAGACCAGGTAGACGGGCAGCTCCGGGAAGAAGAACAGCGCGGGGGACATCGCCCACTCGAAGGGCTGGCCGAGCTGGATCGACCGGACCACCATCGGCAGCAGCACCGAGTCGCCGTCGTACCAGAGCAGCGTGACCCTGGCCGTCGCCAGGACGTGCCGCAGCGCGATCAGGGCGAGCGCGACCGCGACGAGCGCCCCGATCGCCTCGCGCCCGAGCGCACCGGCGAGGCCGCGGAACCGGGATGCCCCGACCGCTGGGCGCGACGGTGCATCGAGGGACATACCCGGATCGTACCGACGCCGACCCGGGACGAACGGGCGGGCGGCTGACCGTCCGTGCAGGCTGGATGAGCGCTGCGTGGCCCGGACGGGCTACCCTTGTGCGCTGTGACGGACGCGCGCGAGCAGTTGATCGACCACATCACGGCCGAGGCGGTGTTCCACGGCGACTTCACCCTGACCAGCGGGAAGAAGGCGACGTACTACATCGACCTCCGCAAGGTGAGCCTCGACCACCGTGTGGCGCCGCTCATCGGACAGGTGATGACGGACCTCATCGCCGAGGTCCCCGACGTCTCCGCGGTCGGCGGCCTCACCATGGGCGCCGACCCGATCGCGAGCGCCGTGCTCCACCAGGCCGCCGCCCGTGGTGGCACGTACGACGCCTTCGTCGTCCGCAAGGAGCCGAAGGACCACGGTCGCGGCAAGCAGGTCGAGGGCCCCGACCTCCGCGGCAAGCGCGTCATCGTCCTCGAGGACACCTCCACCACCGGCGGTTCGCCGCTCAAGGCCGCCGAAGCGCTCGAGCGCGAGGGCGCGATCGTCGCCGCCGTGGCCGTCGTCGTCGACCGCGACACCGGCGCGAAGGAGAAGATCGAGGCGGCCGGGTACCCGTACTTCGCGGCGATCGGACTGGCCGACCTGGGGTTGTCCGCGTGACCGAGGAGCGTCCGGACGACGCGCACGAGCCCGACCAGACCGGCGGCCCCGACACCGGGGCAGACGGCCAGGAGGCTCGTCCCGCGTCCGCCACGGACGCTCGCTTCACGGGACTCCGCAGTGCCGCCGACATCTTCGGTGCGCCACGGAAGGCCGACGAGTGGCCGTCACGCCGTGAGCGTCGCGAGGCGGAACGCGCCGCCGCCGAGACCGGTGCGCCGCTGCCGGAACCCTTCACACCCGAGGAACCGGTGCCGGCCGAGCCCGCGCCGGCCGAGCCCGCGCCGGCCGAGCGTGCACCGGCCGAGCCCGCGCCGGCCACCCCGCCAGCGTCGTACGACGAGAACGCCACCCAGGCGATCTCGATGCCGGAGCAGCTCGCGGCACCGTCCCAGCCCGCACCGCCGACGTCCGACCCGGACCGCTCACTCCTCGGCAGCCGCATCCCGCCGGCCGCCGCCGTGCCCCCGACGTCGACCGCACCGCACCCCAGCTCGATCCAGCTGCCGACCGCGCAGGCGAACCGGGAGCAGCGTGCCGCCGAGACCCGGGCGATCGAGGACGAACGACGCCGGACGGACCCCCGCGGCGAGGGCCGTGACGACGTCGACTGGCTCGGCCGCGCAACCGGATCGACGCCGACCCCGACTGGCCCCGTCGTCCAGCAGCCCGTCGGTGTGGAGAACACGCTCCCGTCGTCCCAGGAACCCCCGAGCTTCACCGACCTGCTCCGCATCCAGGGCGCTGACGCCTCCGAGCGTCCGAGCGTCGGCCGTCCCTTCGACTGGGCTGTCCACGACGACGAGACCGGCGAGGTCCCGACGACCCTGACCACGAACTCGTTCGACACGACCGCGCTCGGCGCCGGCTCCTGGCACCTGGCGGACGACACCGAGGACGACGTGGTCTCCGGCGAGGTGCCGATCACCCCGGCCCCCGCCGTGTCCGCCCCGGTGGCCGCCGACGCTGCGACCACCGCGCTGCCGGTCCAGGAGACGGTCGAACCCGACCCCGACCGCGACCCCGACCCCACCGACAGCGGCAGCTGGTCGCTCGCCGACGAGGCCGCACGCACCGGCGAGGTCTTCCCCGGCGACACGGTGGACGACGCCGTCGACGACGCGGCCCCGATCGCGCCACCGCCCCTCGTCGAGCCGGCAGCGCCGAAGCCGAGGGCCGACGAGTACCCCGCGCACCTCCCGCCGGCCGTCGAGCAGGACCTCGACCAGTCCGAGTGGGACGGCCGCGAGACCAGCGACACGAGCGCCATCAAGGACCTCTTCGGCACGCAGGCCGTCGACCAGCTCGGCGGGACCGGCTACGACCCGCACGACACCGGCACCCGCATGATGCCCGCGATGGGCGCCCCCGCGCACGCACCGGCGCCCGGCCGCGCCCCGTCCGCAGCAGGCTCGCCCGTGCCGCCGGACGCCGACAGCGGCAACTTCATCAACGAGGGCGTCGCGCGCCTCCGCGGTGAGGGCAAGCGCGGCAAGCAGCTCCTCATCGGCGGTGCGATCGCGATCATCGTCGTGATGCTCGTCGCGGTGTTCCTGCTCAGCCGCTGGATCATCGGCAACAACATCGAGGAGAAGACCGTGCCGCCGACGAAGTCGCCTGCCGCGGCGTCGGCTCAGGTGACGACCGGCTCGTCGACGAAGCCATCAGCGCCCGCGACGGCTGCCGCGGCGCCGACGATCACCTTCGCGTCCTCGACCGCGGCACCCGGCCAGCACCCCTGGTACGAACTCGCCGGCGGGGAGTGCCTGACGCCGTTCGACAGCGCATGGGCCGAGGACTTCACGGTCGTGGACTGCGGCGCGGAGCACACCGCCCAGCTCACGGCGCGCGGGACGATCGACGGCGACGCCTACCCCGGCGTCGAGGCCGTGAAGACCCAGGCGGCGACCCAGTGCCAGTCCGCCGCAGGGCTCGACCTGACCACTGCCGCCCGCTTCGGCGACGTCCAGGTGCAGGGCGTCTACCCGCCAGACCAGGCGGCGTGGGACAAGGGTGACCGCTTCTGGTCCTGCTTCGTCACCCGCTCCGGCGGCGGCGCGCTGACGGGATCGCTCGCGCCGAGCGCGTAGCCGGCCACACGACGGACGGGAGGCTCCCCACCGGTCCGGTGGGGAGCCTCCCGTCCGTCATGTGGTCCGGTTTCAGGCCGTGGCCGGCACCTTCGCGGAGGCGTCGGACAGCGTCTGCAGCTCGTCTGCGGTGAGCGTCAGCTCGGCGGAGGCGAGGAGCGCCGGCAGCTGCTCGAGGTTCCGCGCCGAGGCGATCGGTGCGACCACGTCGGGCTGCGCCTGCAGCCAGGCGAGCGCGACCGTGGCGATCTCGGTGTCGTGTGCGGTCGCGATGGTCGACAGGGAGTCGACGACCTCTAGGCCGGCATCGGTGAAGTACCCGGAGACCTGGCCCTCGCGGTCCTTGCCGGCGAAGTCCTCCTTCGTGCGGTACTTGCCCGTCAGGAACCCGGCGGCGAGGGAGAAGTACGGCACGACGCCGAGGCCGTGCTCGTGGGCGAGCGGCGCGATCTCGGACTCGTAGGGCTCCCGCGTCACGAGGTTGTAGTGCGGCTGGATCGCGACGGGCTTCGCGAGGCCGTGCTCGTCCGCGATGCGGATCCACTCCGCGGCGCGGTCCTTCGAGTAGTTCGAGATCGCGGTGTACCGGACGATGCCGTCGCGCACGAGCTGGTCGAACGCGCGGACGGTCTCCTCGAGCGGGGTGTCCTGGTCGTCGAAGTGCGCGTAGTACAGGTCGATGCGGTCCGTGCCGAGGCGCTGGAGGCTCGCGCGCGCGGCCTTCGCGACGGTGTCGGCGCCGAGACCCTGGAACTCGGGGTGCTGCGAGCCCTTCGTCGCGATGACGACGTCGTCGCGCTTGCCGGACTTCGCGAGCCAGGAGCCGATCACGGTCTCGGACTCGCCGCCCGAGTTGCCAGGAGCCCAGGCGGAGTAGACGTCGGCGGTGTCGATGAAGTCGCCGCCAGCCGCCGTGTAGGCGTCGAGGACCTGGTGGGAGGTCGACTCGTCGGCGGTCCAGCCGAAGACGTTGCCGCCGAGGGCGAGGGGGAACACGGTGAGGTCGCTTGATCCGATGCGGGGCATGGGGGTCCTTTCGTGGTGGAACTGTTCGACCGCTCCACCGTAGGCCTCGGGTCTTGCGAGCGGCTCGGGGTCCGTGACCTCGGTGGCAGTGGGGTCGGTGGCAGTCGGCAGACTGGGGGCATGACCACGCTCTCCGACGTCCTCGCCACCGGCACCGCGTCCGCTCGACTCCGGGCGGTCATGGCGGCGGGGACCACCCCGGACCCGGCCGACCTCGACGTGCTCGTGGAGCAGTGCGCCGTCGAGCCGGACTTCCAGGTGCGGGAGATGCTCACGTGGGCGCTCATCCGGCTCCCGGCGGAGCGCGTCGTGCCGCGGGTGCTCCCGGAGCTCGAGCGCCAGGAGGCCCAGGCGCGGAGCCAGGCGTTGCACACGCTCTCGAAGATCGGGGACGGTTCGGTGTACCCGCAGGTGGCCGAGCGGCTCGGGGACATCGACCCCGGCGTCGTCCGCACCGCCTGGCGTGCCGCGGTCGTGCTCGTGCCCGACGACGGACGCGCCGACCTCGCCCGCCGACTCGCGGTGCAGCTCGGCCAGGGGGACTGTGAGACGCATCTCGCCCTGAGTCGCGCGCTCGTCGGAATCGGCGCGGACGTCGTCGAGCCGGTGCTCGAGGACGCGGCCGGTCGCGGTGAGGCCGTCCGGACGCACGCTGCGGACACCGCGCGGCTGCTGCACGACGCCTCCGCGGGGGCGTCGCTGGCGCTCGAGCGTGCTCGGCGCGAGGTTGCGCTGGGCCGGACGCGTTCCGCCAAGGGCTGAGGGCGTCCGCGGAGTTCCGGGGCGGGCGCACCAAGTCCCGGATTCGGGGTGCCGAACAGGGCCGATCGGCTTGCACATGCGGATCGGCGCGCGCCAGAGTGGGTGTCGAAGGGGAGTAGCTCCCAGCGCGTGCATCGACACACTGGCCATCACGACGATCGGCCCGGTGCACCACCTTCGACTCCGGTCGGGGCGAGCGAGACCTTCGGCCGTTCCGCCATGGCCGAAGCCGCTCCCGTGCGCCGCGTCATGGCTCGACCACGAGGACCACCATGACGAACACCCTGTCTCCTGCACCGGCGCGCGATCTGCCGGTGTCCCGGATGGGCGCGAGTGCCTGGGGTCGCATCGCGATCTGCATCGCCATCGCGCTGCCGGCCGTCGTCTTCCGGGTCGGCGGGTTCGCGCCGAACCCCGTCGTCGACCTGCTCGTCTTCGGCGCGGCCGTCGTCGCCGCGTCGTTCCTGCTCGCCTGGGCCGCCGAGGCCGCACAGAAGGACATCGCCGGCGCGCTGGCCATCGCGATCCTGGCGCTCATCGCCGTGCTGCCCGAGTACGCCGTCGACCTGTACTACGCGTTCCGCTCCGGGTACGACCCGTCGTACGAGCAGTTCGCCGCCGCCAACATGACCGGCTCGAACCGCCTGCTGCTCGGGTTCGGGTGGCCACTCGTGGTGATCATCTCGCTGCTCGTCGCACGGCGCTTCGTCCGCGCCGGGTCCCTGCCCGCCTCCGCCACCCGGGTGCTCGAGCTGTCGCGGTCGTCGCGGGTGGACATCGGGTTCCTGGCGCTCCTCGCCGTCATCGCGTTCCTCATCCCGCTGATGGGGTCCATCCCGATGTGGTTCGGGTTCGTCCTGCTCGCCGCGTTCGTCGTGTACCTGTGGCGCGCGTCGAAGGTGTCGGACGACGACGGTGAGGACGAGGAGATCGTCGGCATGGCCGGGAACATCGCGTCGATGCCGCAGCGCGCCCGGCGCTGGACGATCGTCGCGCTGTTCGTCGTGGCCGCCGCCGTCATCCTGTCCTCGGCGGAGCCGTTCGCCGACGCCCTCGTCGAGTCGGGCAGTGCGCTCGGCATCGACAGCTACTTCCTCGTGCAGTGGCTCGCGCCGCTGGCGACCGAGGCGCCGGAGTTCATCGTCGCGGCACTGTTCGCGCTGCGCGGCATGGGCGGGGCGGCGATCGGCACGCTCATCGCGTCGAAGGTGAACCAGTGGTCGCTGCTCGTCGGGTCGCTGCCGATCGCGCACGTCCTCGGCGGTGGCACGACCGGCGGGCTGCCGCTCGACTCGAGGCAGGTCGAGGAGTTCATGCTGACCGCGTCGCAGACCCTGCTCGGTGTCGCGATCATCATCGCGCTGCGGTTCCACCGCTGGTCGGCGATCGCGCTCGCGGCGCTGTTCGCGGTGCAGTTCTTCGTGACGGACACCAACGGGCGCTGGGTGCTGAGCATCGTGCACCTCGTCGCGGCCATCGTGGTGTTCTGGATCAACCGCCGCGACATCCTGCCGACGATCGCGGCCCCGTTCCGGCGCCCGTCGTCCCCGGCGCTGCGGTAGGGGCGGGGCGGGGCTCCGGGGGCCGGGGCCCGTCGAGGTTCGGTGTCCGTCGAGGTTCGGTGTCCGACACACCGTTCGTGATCGGCGAGTGGTCGGAGAACGTCGGTGCAGGCTGCACCGGGCGACGACTCGTGACCGTTCGGCGGACGTGAACGGGGTGTCGTGACCAGTCGGGTTCGCGCGCGCCGAGCTGAGCCGAGGCGATCGGACGGCACGGGCGGCCCGGCACGGCGGCACGCGCGGGCAGCGCGAGGCGAGCGCGCCCCGGGGTCAGTCGGCGTCGGGGGCCAGCCAGATCGCGGCGGCGGCAGCGGCAGGCAGGTCGACGAGGGACTCCGTGCCGTCCTCCGAGCGCCGGGACACCGCGATGACCCCCGCGTAGTCCCTGACCTGCTCCACGCGGAGGTGGGTGCCGAGCCCGACGCCGAGCTCGTCGAAGTACCGCAGCAGCGAGGGGTCGTCGTCCGACACCCGACCGACGGTCCCGCAGGCGCCGGGCGCGATCGTGCCGAGGAGCGCCCCGGGGGAGTCCGGCAGCGTGCCGTCTGCACGCGGGATCGGGTCACCGTGCGGGTCGTGCGTCGGGTGCCCGAGGTCGGCGTCGACACGGTCGAGGAACGTCTCCGACACCGCGTGTTCGAGCGCCTCTGCCTCCGTGTGCACCTCGTCCCACGTGTAGCCCAGCCGGGACACCAGGAACGACTCGATCAGGCGGTGCCGCCGGACCATCGCCACGGCGACCTGCTGTCCGAGGGGCGTGAGCACGACGCCGTAGTACGGGGTGTGCTCGATCAGGCCGTCGCGGTCGAGCTTCCGGAGGTTGCCCGAGACGGTCGACGCGGACACCTTCAGCGACGCGGCGATGTCCCGGGTGGCGATGCCGGTGTCACCGCGCTCGCGGGCCTTCCAGATGAGCTTGACGTAATCCTCCGCCATCGTGGACAGAGAAGGGAGTCGCATACCGCAATGGTACAAACAGGCATGGCATCCGAACGACGGCGCTGGCCCGTCCCGCCGTCGCTCCTGGTCGGCCTCGCACCCCTCGTGGTGTTCGCCGGCATCAGCGCCTGGCGGTCCCGACCGAGCGACGACTACCCCTCCCTCGGCGAGACGGTCGACAGCGTGGTCCGGGCGCTCGTCGTCCCGGAGGGCATCGCCGCGCTGGCGCTCGCCGTCGTCGTGACGGCGCTGGGCTGGTGGCGCATCGCGACGGTCGACACGACCAGGAGCCCGCTGCGCTGGACGTGGATCGCCCCGGCGCTGATCCTCGTCGTCTGCCTGGTCCGGCTGCCGCTCGTCGACTGGACGGCGCTCCCGTGGCACTACTTCCTGCTGCTCGGCATCGGCGTGCTGTTCGTCGGGGTCTTCGAGGAGCTGATGACCCGCGGCGTGCTGCTCGTGGGGCTCCGGCGGCGGCTGCCCGAGTTCGGCGTGTGGATCGTCTCGTGCGTGCTCTTCGGCCTGCTGCACCTGCTCAACGCCCTCGCCGGCGCCGGCATCGGCCCCACGCTGATCCAGGTCGTGTTCGCGGCGTCCTTCGGCTCCGTGCTGTACGTCGCCCGGCGGCTCTCGGGCGGCCTGCTGCTGCCGGTGCTGCTGCACGCGTTCTGGGACTTCGGGTCGATCGCGGTGTCGGCGACGGCGCGGGGTGACCTCGGCACGATGGCGATCGCCGGCGTCATCGGGATCGGCGCCTTCGCGGTGTTGGCCCTCGGGATCGTGGCCGGTGGGCTCGTCTCGTGGCGGGACGATGCTCCGCGCAGACTCCAGCGGCGGTGGCGCGACGTCCCCCCAAACCCGTTGGCCGAGCAACGCCGCCCCGTACCGGAGTGGTACGACCTGCGAACCCGCACAGACACACCGACCGGTTCACCTGCCTGACCCCGGCCGTTCCTCGGACCGACACCGAGCCTCCATACCGTCACGTCGATCCCAGTCGACACCGACGCCGTCGGTCCACAGAGAGGAGCGCCGTCCGGCTCCGGACGGCAACCACGCATGCGCACATCCGCACGCGCCATGGCCACGGGGGTGATCGTCGCGGGCGTCGCGACGGCCCTGGTCATCGGCAACCCGCTCACGGCCTCCGCCGCGAGCTACCCGAGCGACACCACGAAGCCGGACCTCGTCTCGCTGCTCAGCGGCTACGACGCGTTCTGGAAGTCCAGCGGCGTCAACGACCTGCACGGCACCGTCGTCGACCCCGCGACGCTCGCGAAGAACGACGAGCTGACCTCGTGGATCAACCAGAACGCGACGAAGGCGCAGCAGTTCACGGCGCTGCAGGACTCCGAGTACAACAACGCCACGAACACCGCCTACGACCAGTCCTTCACGGTGGCGCAGGGCCTCGGCGACGCGCTCGAGAAGATCTACGTCGACGGCCGGACGAACGGTGACCTGCCGCTGACGAGCGCCCTCATCAACAGCTCGAACGGCACCACCGGCGCCTACGTCAGCACCGGTGACGCCAAGGCGCACTTCAGCTACCCGCGTCCGTACCTGCCGGGCGCCACGACGGCCACGCTCCCGGCCGGCGACGACCAGACGGGCTGCGCCCCGGCCACCGTGAACGCCTCGTCCGTGACGCCGAACCGGGTCGGCAAGGCGTGGGCCAGCGCCGACGGCACGCTCGACATCACCCGCGTCGCGCCGCAGACCGACACGACGAAGGAGTTCTCGCCGAACGACGTCGTGCTCGACGCCGGCTACGGCACGAAGGGCATCTGCACCGGCGGCTCGTACCCGAGCGGCCACACGACGACGGCGTACCAGGCCGGCATCACCCTCGCGACGCTCGTCCCCGAGCTCGCGCCGGAGATCCTCGCCCGCACGTCGGAGAACGGCAACGACCGCATCGTCCTCGGCGTGCACTACCCGCTCGACATCATGGGCGGGCGCATCGACGGCGAGGCCGCGCTCGCAGCCCGCTGGTCGGACACCCAGTACCGCACGCAGGTCCTCGAGCCGGCCCGGGCCGAGCTCACCGCGTACCTCGAGTCGAAGTGCGGCGACACCCTGGCGAACTGCATCGCCGCGGAGAAGCCGTACGAGAACGACCCCTACGGCGGCAAGGCCATCCCCGGCGGCACGTCCCAGATCGTCACCGACCGTGCGTCGGCCGTCAAGGTCTACCACGAGCGCCTCGACTACGGCTTCGCCGCGACGGGCACGACGGGTCTCGCCCCGAGCGTCCCGACCGGTGCGGAGAACCTGCTCCTCACCGCGTTCCCGACCCTCACCGATGCCCAGCGCACCTCGGTGCTCGCGCAGACCGAGATCGCGTCGGGTGACCCGCTCGACCAGTCCGGCAGCGCGAGCGGCTCGTGGGAGCGGCTCGACCTCGCCGCCGCGACGAGCGCCACGGTGGCGGTCGCTGACGACGGCTCCGTGAAGGTGGTCGCCACCGGCGGGCAGGCCTCGGTCCTGTCCGCGCACCTCACCGCGCCGAACGGCACGTCGGTGCAGGCGGGCTCGTCGCTCGCGCTCGCCGGGACCGGCTTCACCGCAGGCGAGTCCTACCGCGTCGTGCTGCACAGCGACCCGGTCGTCGTCGGCACGCTCACGCCCGACGCCTCCGGCGCCGTCACCGGCAGCGTCGTCATCCCGGCGGGCACCGCTGCGGGCTCGCACACGATCGACGTCGTGGACGCGTCCGGTGCGTCGGTGCTGACCGACCCGCTCGCGATCACCGTCACGGCGGCGCCCGCCGCGGCAGGCGGGACCGGTACCGGTACCGGCACCAGCCCGGTGGCGACCGGCATCCACCTGCCCGTCGTCAGCGGCTGATCCACAGCGACCGGACTGGAGGCCCGGCGCGGCGACCCGACGCCGCGCCGGCCTCCACAGGAAGGCACCTCCACCCCATGCGCAAGCGCACCATCTGGACCACCGTCGGCATCGCGGCAGCGGCCGTCGTCGCCGCCGGCGCCGTCACGATCCCGCTCCTCGGTGGCACGCCCGCGCCGTCCTCCACCGCGTCGACGTCCGCCCGGCCGGTCGCCTCCGCCCCCGCCGTGCCGTCCGTGAGCGACTCCGCGCTCGCGGCGCTCCCGGAGGCGCAGTACTCCGCGGTCATCGGCGGGCTGATGCCGGTGCGGGACACCGTCACGACGGACACCGTCTTCCGGCTGCGAGCGGACGCGCCGCTGTTCGGCTCGGACCGAACGGAGCCCGTCGCCCGCTTCGCCGCGACGGACTTCCTGCGGCAGCCGACGACCGTCGTGGGGCTCCGCCGCGAGGGCCCGTGGGAACTCGTGCTCACCCCCGCCCGGCAGCAGCTGCCCTCCGCAGCCGGGGGATCGGCCGCCGCGCAGACCTCGGCCTGGGTGCCGGTCGCGTCCCTGACGGAAGTGTCGACGCCGACGTCCCGCGTCGTGATCTCGACGAAGGACCAGAGCGTCTCGATCGTCTCCGCGTCGGGCGCCGTGCAGCAGCGCTTCTCGGCCGGGGTCGGCACGGCGGACACCCCGACGCCGACCGACGTGACGGGGTACCTCGAGCAGCGCTACGTCGACCCGTCCCAGGGCACCGGCGACCACCCGATCCAGCTCACCTCGCTGCACTCCGCCGCGGCCGACGAGCCGTACGGCGGACACGACGGCGGGCTCATCGGCATGCACTGGAACGCCGAGACCTCCGGAGCGGTGTCGCACGGGTGCGTCCGCCTCGACGCCGACGCCGTGGCCGCGATCAACGCCCTCCCGCTCGGTACGCTCGTCACCGTGCAGTAGTGCCGCGTTTGTCGTCCAGCTCCCGCGCTCCCACAGGTTGCGCCCCGCTGTGAACACCGCGCCCCGTCGCGCCGGGGCGCGGTGTTCGTGCGGGGGCGCGATCGGGCGTCAGGACCTGCGGGCGACGGCGAAGACGCGCCGGAAGGGGTAGACCGTGCCATGCGGGCCCGTCGGGTACGCCTGCCGCAGACGGGCCGCGTACTCGGACTCGTACGCACTGGACAGCGCGCCGGAGGGATCGGCGGCGTCGAGGGCGGCCAGCGCCGGGCGGAGCCCCGTGCCGCGGACCCACTCGAGCACGGGATCCGGGCCCTGCAGGAGCTGCATGTAGGTCGTCTCCCACGCGTCCGCGTGGAAGCCGTTCGATTCGAACAGCTCGAGGTACCCGGCGGGGCCGAGCACCGGATCGGCGCGCAGGACGCCGTCGAGCACGCTCGCCCACGGACCGTCGGCCGCGACCGCCCGCATCAGCGCGTGTGACGGGGAGTCGAAGTTCCCGGGGACCTGCATCGCGAACCACGACCCGGACGGCATCGCGGCGAGCCACCCCGGTAGCAGCGACACGTGCGACGGGACCCACTGCAGCGCGGCGTTCGTCACGACGACGTCGTCCTCCGCGGTGGGGGACCAGTCCTCGATGGCACGCTGCTCGAACGACAGGTTCGGATGCGCGGACGCGATGCTCGCCGCATCGGCGAGCATCTCCGCCGAGGAGTCCATCCCGACGACGCGGGCCGACGGCCAGCGTTCCGCGAGGGTGGCCGTGAGGGCCCCGGGACCGCAGCCCAGGTCGACGACGCGACGGGGAGCCTCCCGTCCGATCCGGGCGACCAGGTCGTGGAACGGACGCGACCGCTCGTCGCTGAAGGCCGCGTAGCGGTCCGGGTCCCAGCGCACCTACATCTCGACTTCGATGGGTTCGGTGCGGACGAGTTCGTGGACGCCGGAGATGACCTCGCTCGGGCGGAACGGGTAGCGGTCGATCTCGGCCTGGTCGCTGATGCCCGTCATGACGAGCACGGTGTGGAGCCCCGCTTCGATGCCGGCCTGCACGTCGGTGTCCATGCGGTCGCCGATCATGCCGGTGTTCTCGGAGTGCGCGCCGATCCGGTTCA
Coding sequences within:
- a CDS encoding HEAT repeat domain-containing protein encodes the protein MTTLSDVLATGTASARLRAVMAAGTTPDPADLDVLVEQCAVEPDFQVREMLTWALIRLPAERVVPRVLPELERQEAQARSQALHTLSKIGDGSVYPQVAERLGDIDPGVVRTAWRAAVVLVPDDGRADLARRLAVQLGQGDCETHLALSRALVGIGADVVEPVLEDAAGRGEAVRTHAADTARLLHDASAGASLALERARREVALGRTRSAKG
- a CDS encoding phosphatase PAP2 family protein, yielding MRTSARAMATGVIVAGVATALVIGNPLTASAASYPSDTTKPDLVSLLSGYDAFWKSSGVNDLHGTVVDPATLAKNDELTSWINQNATKAQQFTALQDSEYNNATNTAYDQSFTVAQGLGDALEKIYVDGRTNGDLPLTSALINSSNGTTGAYVSTGDAKAHFSYPRPYLPGATTATLPAGDDQTGCAPATVNASSVTPNRVGKAWASADGTLDITRVAPQTDTTKEFSPNDVVLDAGYGTKGICTGGSYPSGHTTTAYQAGITLATLVPELAPEILARTSENGNDRIVLGVHYPLDIMGGRIDGEAALAARWSDTQYRTQVLEPARAELTAYLESKCGDTLANCIAAEKPYENDPYGGKAIPGGTSQIVTDRASAVKVYHERLDYGFAATGTTGLAPSVPTGAENLLLTAFPTLTDAQRTSVLAQTEIASGDPLDQSGSASGSWERLDLAAATSATVAVADDGSVKVVATGGQASVLSAHLTAPNGTSVQAGSSLALAGTGFTAGESYRVVLHSDPVVVGTLTPDASGAVTGSVVIPAGTAAGSHTIDVVDASGASVLTDPLAITVTAAPAAAGGTGTGTGTSPVATGIHLPVVSG
- a CDS encoding CPBP family intramembrane glutamic endopeptidase, whose amino-acid sequence is MASERRRWPVPPSLLVGLAPLVVFAGISAWRSRPSDDYPSLGETVDSVVRALVVPEGIAALALAVVVTALGWWRIATVDTTRSPLRWTWIAPALILVVCLVRLPLVDWTALPWHYFLLLGIGVLFVGVFEELMTRGVLLVGLRRRLPEFGVWIVSCVLFGLLHLLNALAGAGIGPTLIQVVFAASFGSVLYVARRLSGGLLLPVLLHAFWDFGSIAVSATARGDLGTMAIAGVIGIGAFAVLALGIVAGGLVSWRDDAPRRLQRRWRDVPPNPLAEQRRPVPEWYDLRTRTDTPTGSPA
- the pyrE gene encoding orotate phosphoribosyltransferase, with the translated sequence MTDAREQLIDHITAEAVFHGDFTLTSGKKATYYIDLRKVSLDHRVAPLIGQVMTDLIAEVPDVSAVGGLTMGADPIASAVLHQAAARGGTYDAFVVRKEPKDHGRGKQVEGPDLRGKRVIVLEDTSTTGGSPLKAAEALEREGAIVAAVAVVVDRDTGAKEKIEAAGYPYFAAIGLADLGLSA
- a CDS encoding sodium:proton exchanger, which gives rise to MTNTLSPAPARDLPVSRMGASAWGRIAICIAIALPAVVFRVGGFAPNPVVDLLVFGAAVVAASFLLAWAAEAAQKDIAGALAIAILALIAVLPEYAVDLYYAFRSGYDPSYEQFAAANMTGSNRLLLGFGWPLVVIISLLVARRFVRAGSLPASATRVLELSRSSRVDIGFLALLAVIAFLIPLMGSIPMWFGFVLLAAFVVYLWRASKVSDDDGEDEEIVGMAGNIASMPQRARRWTIVALFVVAAAVILSSAEPFADALVESGSALGIDSYFLVQWLAPLATEAPEFIVAALFALRGMGGAAIGTLIASKVNQWSLLVGSLPIAHVLGGGTTGGLPLDSRQVEEFMLTASQTLLGVAIIIALRFHRWSAIALAALFAVQFFVTDTNGRWVLSIVHLVAAIVVFWINRRDILPTIAAPFRRPSSPALR
- a CDS encoding septum formation family protein, yielding MTEERPDDAHEPDQTGGPDTGADGQEARPASATDARFTGLRSAADIFGAPRKADEWPSRRERREAERAAAETGAPLPEPFTPEEPVPAEPAPAEPAPAERAPAEPAPATPPASYDENATQAISMPEQLAAPSQPAPPTSDPDRSLLGSRIPPAAAVPPTSTAPHPSSIQLPTAQANREQRAAETRAIEDERRRTDPRGEGRDDVDWLGRATGSTPTPTGPVVQQPVGVENTLPSSQEPPSFTDLLRIQGADASERPSVGRPFDWAVHDDETGEVPTTLTTNSFDTTALGAGSWHLADDTEDDVVSGEVPITPAPAVSAPVAADAATTALPVQETVEPDPDRDPDPTDSGSWSLADEAARTGEVFPGDTVDDAVDDAAPIAPPPLVEPAAPKPRADEYPAHLPPAVEQDLDQSEWDGRETSDTSAIKDLFGTQAVDQLGGTGYDPHDTGTRMMPAMGAPAHAPAPGRAPSAAGSPVPPDADSGNFINEGVARLRGEGKRGKQLLIGGAIAIIVVMLVAVFLLSRWIIGNNIEEKTVPPTKSPAAASAQVTTGSSTKPSAPATAAAAPTITFASSTAAPGQHPWYELAGGECLTPFDSAWAEDFTVVDCGAEHTAQLTARGTIDGDAYPGVEAVKTQAATQCQSAAGLDLTTAARFGDVQVQGVYPPDQAAWDKGDRFWSCFVTRSGGGALTGSLAPSA
- a CDS encoding metal-dependent transcriptional regulator; protein product: MRLPSLSTMAEDYVKLIWKARERGDTGIATRDIAASLKVSASTVSGNLRKLDRDGLIEHTPYYGVVLTPLGQQVAVAMVRRHRLIESFLVSRLGYTWDEVHTEAEALEHAVSETFLDRVDADLGHPTHDPHGDPIPRADGTLPDSPGALLGTIAPGACGTVGRVSDDDPSLLRYFDELGVGLGTHLRVEQVRDYAGVIAVSRRSEDGTESLVDLPAAAAAAIWLAPDAD
- a CDS encoding aldo/keto reductase; its protein translation is MPRIGSSDLTVFPLALGGNVFGWTADESTSHQVLDAYTAAGGDFIDTADVYSAWAPGNSGGESETVIGSWLAKSGKRDDVVIATKGSQHPEFQGLGADTVAKAARASLQRLGTDRIDLYYAHFDDQDTPLEETVRAFDQLVRDGIVRYTAISNYSKDRAAEWIRIADEHGLAKPVAIQPHYNLVTREPYESEIAPLAHEHGLGVVPYFSLAAGFLTGKYRTKEDFAGKDREGQVSGYFTDAGLEVVDSLSTIATAHDTEIATVALAWLQAQPDVVAPIASARNLEQLPALLASAELTLTADELQTLSDASAKVPATA